The Hevea brasiliensis isolate MT/VB/25A 57/8 chromosome 9, ASM3005281v1, whole genome shotgun sequence nucleotide sequence TATActctttatataaaattatttgtgTTTGAGAACATTAAAATTTGGTGTTTTAGACTAATAATTATTGGGTGTAATGATAAAACCCATTATGCTTCTAAgagaaaaatttatatttgatccTTGAAAAAAACATTATTGAAAAGGGTAACAACGaattccaaattaattaatttctgtggacaataaaacaaaataaagtatatcttaatattaaaaaaattaatactcttggcatattatataattaatcatattatacaTATTGTATCTTAAATTCATAATAcactaaatttaaattaaaatttatcttaaTTATCAATATTATCAGGCCCATTATACTTTTACTAAGAAAAACAGCCCTTTTTTATACTGTACAATTATGCAAGGGATTATTGAACTCATTTTATTAAGCAGGAAAATTCTGTAAATGAATTCCAATCACCATAAACTAATTACATATATTTGACACCATACAAACTCCACTAAGGTTATCACTGATTCGCTTCCATACTTTAGGAACATAAATCAATTACATAAACAATTGTAATATGTATAagacaactatatatatatatatatatatatatatatatatatatatatatatatgtatatatatatatatatatatattccactGAAGTTATTTACGGTCCATGGAATTGGATCAGTGATAACCTTAATGGAGTATGGGTGTATATCTAATATATATTTCCGCTAAATTTATCACTGatccacttccatatatatatatatatatatgtatatatatatatatatatatatatattccactGAAGTTATTTACGGTCCATGGAATTGGATCAGTGATAACCTTAATGGAGTATGGGTGTATATCTAATATATATTTCCGCTAAATTTATCACTGATCCACTTCCAtactttatattatataaaaaaaagcgAGTGACTTTTTTATTTTCAGACTTGAGTTACAATATATTCAAAATATAAGATATATAATAgacttaattattaaatatacgaatctcatatatttatatctatatatttatatctttAGTGCAATGATAGACCGAATTTCTACAATAATTTCCCATATGTATGATTCACATTTATTACGCACGCATGCAAGGCTTGTATTTTTAGTTTCACTAAATGCATTTGAGTTCTGCTGCAAATTTCTCAACATTCTTGTCAGAACTTCCACCTTCAGATACTGCTTCTTGGGCAAGTGTTTTCCATTTTTCTGAATTCCTTCTGAACTCATTGGCGTTTTCTCCTTCCATGACTTCCCTTATGCACATCTCTGTTTCTTCTTTCGTGACAATTCCTTCTTCATTTACCTTAACTCTAACCCCAACCGTCCATACATCAGCAATATATTTTGCATTAGTTACTTGATCAGCCCACTGCGGCATTGCCACCATTGGTACACCCAAGCTCAATGCCTCAAGTGTAGAGTTCCACCCGCAGTGAGTCATGAAAGACCCTACGGAATTGTGAGCAAGAACTTCTGTCTGTGGACACCAAGTAACAATTAGACCCTTCTCTGACGTCTCATTCACAAACGTGTCTGGAAGTTTTTTCTGTTCAGATTCTCTGACTACCCACAAGAAATGGTAGTTGCTCTTTTCCAGTCCGCATGCTAGTTCTTCCATCTGCTTTTCTTCCAAGGAAGCAATGCTTCCAAAGGCTGCATAAACTACTGAGCAAGCTTCCTTGAAATCTAGCCACTGCTTCAAACTGTTGTTATTGGATTTGAAGAGGCTAAGGCCATAATCGTTGTCGTCCTCCAATCTCTTGCTTGTGTACGTTGATGGTATTAGTGGTCCTATTAGCTTGACAGGGCATTGGCTTGCCATCCAGTTCATTACCTGGTGAGATTTACCATGACATTAGGGGTGACAAATTTGAACCTAGCTGATATGAACGGACTAATTCATGCAAAATCTAAAATAAATAATCCGCCTGGATGCAAGATAAGATACAAGATGTATAGTGATATCTATCTCAGGCAAGAGTTTCCCATAATGGTGGATATCAACTCATCAATTTATATTGATGCAATCAACTTAATTTTAGtctaaaaataaaatcaataaaataattttaaaaaaaattaaattttgatttgaaattattgCAAATGAACTCTGTATCAACCAAGAGTTGAATATTTGGTTACCTCTGCTTCTAACTTGTTGAAAGTGTTAACAAGGATCCAATCAACTTCCCTGATATTCGAAAACTGACTAGTCATTAGGCTTATCAGGGCTGGGCTGTACTCCGAGCCGCAAGCTGGAGAAGGCAGGTCATAGCTTTGAAGTGGTGGCATCCCGTCTAATGATACGTGGGTCTGCTCGCTGGGAATATTTAGCCTCCCTTCATAAACATGGTAGTAGATGGCTGAAACAGCACATGACTGTGTAAAGAATGAAGCTGCAGCGAGGCCAAGCCGTCTGGCTATGTCTAGAGCGCAAGGCATGATTAAATCATACACAAGGCAACTTATTGGACGGCCGGACTTGCCTTGCTTTTCAACGATTTCTGATAATTTTCGCTCTATCAAAGAGCTGAAATTCTTCCAATACTCTTCCATGGTCGAAATCGTACCATTTTCTTCGCTGTTATCGGAAATGGAATCAACAATAACGGAACCGTGTTTGGCTTTTGTCAGCTCATTGTCGATGATGGTGACTAGGGTTACCTTAAGTCCTTTGGAGGTAAGGAGTTTAGAGAATTGGAGCATTGGGTTAATATGACCTTGTGCGGGAAAAGGGAGTGCTATGATGTGAGTTTCAGCAGCTCTTTGGCGGCTCTCCATTTCTGCAGCTCTTACTTGTTTTGATTTCTCTCCTCTCTTGCACACTTGTAACAAACATGATTAATTAAGAAGGCAACAGAGGAATAACTTATGGTCTAATAATGGCATAGAGATGATgccaaaaaaattttgaaatggtaTGACCACAAGCTTttgttaaatattaaaaaattccaGGTTATTAATTTCTAGATTGGAATTGAGTGAATCTTCCATCCCTTGGCTcaatatttttagttttttttttttatgttacttTTCATATATTTATACTCTAACTAAtaggaaaaaataaattaaaactaaaaGTTTCCTTAAAACaattgattaaaaataaaaaactaataCGTTCGAAAGCATCTTTTGGCTCTGAATTTTACATGCACTTGTCACTCTTAATTTATATCCAAATTGTAACTATTAAGCCTAGAGCTTTATAATAATGTAATTATTATACTCTAACTTATAAAAGTGTAACTATTTAACCTGTAAACGTTATAAAAGTATCAAAAATAGCCCTTTAACTCATCTCAAACAGTCAATTAAGTCCATAAATAAAAATCGTAGTCAATAAGACCATTTGACACAATTAAAGCAACGCTTCTTCATCTGCAACATCAATGACCAACAATGACCGAGACcccttccttcagccaaaattctccTATCATTGTTCAATTTTTCATCTCCAGCAACAAACCCAAGCATTCTCGGGCTTTTTATTTAATGAATATTCGAAACAAAAGACAACTCATTATTTTAAAGCTATAAAACGACAACCCATTATTTTAAACCCAGATGTGTGGTTTTGACACGATATTTTGTCcagattaataaatttttttaaaaaaataaataaaaaataattaaaaatatatgtaaaaaatgtaattttattaattgaGTGGTTAATTTCACTCTTactttaattctaatttaattttatattttaactttaattttaattttaattttaattctctagcttatttaatttctttttttattggaTTCCACTTTCATTTTaactctaatttttaatttaattttagtttctTAAAAATAGAATAATAATGAAAAAGTTTTGATCATTAATTTTATGAAGATTTAATTTTAACCATTAGATTTAGAATTTTTATCTCCACCCTTGATTTTCTGCTTAACTTTGTTTCTTAACCAATAAATTTAGGAGAATAAAAACAAACTTGTTACTTTTAATCCCaacatttaatttttcttaggaTTTAATTTCTACCCTTGGATTAAGAATTAGTTAAAGTATTTTGTACCTTTTAATTTTGACCCTTTATTTTTATAAGAATTAATTTAGACCTTAggattaaaaagtaaaaataacaaaaatggtaCAAAGTAACCTTAACCATCCATTTTCTTTGGGTTTAATTTTAGACTCCTGGATTAGGAGTTGGTTAAAGTAATTTTGTACATTTTAATGTAGGCCTTTTATTTTGATAAGAATAAATCTAGACCCTTAGataaaaaagtaataaaataaaatagtctCAAATTAATCCTAGTCATTAAATATTTTAGGAATTAATTTTGGACCATTAGATTAGGTTAAAGAAATAAAGACAAATTTTAGTACCATTAAATCATAACCCTTGTTTTTTTTAAAGATTAAATTTCCACCATTAGATCAAGAATTAGTTAAAGTAAAAATAAAGACAAATTAGTACAAAATAATCTCAACCTTTGATTTAATTTGTAAGAAAGAATTCttgacccttggatcaaaaagaaataaaacaaaatagtACTAGTTTAATCTAAACTTTtgattttttctctttttaattttggacaattagatttagatttttttttaaatattaataaataaaaagttataaaaataaaatttgtcaTTTTTAATCCTAACCCTTCTTTTTCTCTCTTAAATCTCAACCCTTTATTTTAGGGTTTTATATCCCTATAAATACTCTTTCTTTGTTCACAAGGAGGAAGAGAGCAAAATTTTAGGCAAAAAGTGAAAAAGAGTGAAAAAAAAGGGCAGAAAAATCACTTTTTCTCCAAAATAACATAACAGAGAGCAGCGATtacccttttcttttttttttttttttatttaatgaataTTGGATCCCTAAAAAGGGTGGAAAAATCACTTTTTCTCCAAAACAACATAACAGCAGCCCACCCATCAAAAACATTAGTTCACAGAACTAAGATCTTCCCCAAAGTACTTCAAGTCT carries:
- the LOC131183274 gene encoding mogroside IE synthase-like — protein: MESRQRAAETHIIALPFPAQGHINPMLQFSKLLTSKGLKVTLVTIIDNELTKAKHGSVIVDSISDNSEENGTISTMEEYWKNFSSLIERKLSEIVEKQGKSGRPISCLVYDLIMPCALDIARRLGLAAASFFTQSCAVSAIYYHVYEGRLNIPSEQTHVSLDGMPPLQSYDLPSPACGSEYSPALISLMTSQFSNIREVDWILVNTFNKLEAEVMNWMASQCPVKLIGPLIPSTYTSKRLEDDNDYGLSLFKSNNNSLKQWLDFKEACSVVYAAFGSIASLEEKQMEELACGLEKSNYHFLWVVRESEQKKLPDTFVNETSEKGLIVTWCPQTEVLAHNSVGSFMTHCGWNSTLEALSLGVPMVAMPQWADQVTNAKYIADVWTVGVRVKVNEEGIVTKEETEMCIREVMEGENANEFRRNSEKWKTLAQEAVSEGGSSDKNVEKFAAELKCI